Below is a genomic region from Methanolobus sediminis.
CGTACCCGTTCTACCCGGCCTGTCGATCTCAAGCATTCTATATTTTGCCTCTTCTATGTCATTGAACTGACCGGTCTTAATTCCCCATATTAAAAAACCAAGGAAAATGAGGAATAATGAAAATGCTACCACAAGCATTGACAGATTATATTCATCCATAAAATATCAGCTCCTCATATTTCTTGCATAGTCACTTTCATACAATGGACCCCACTTTGCATTGTAATCATCTGTTGTGGCGAAATTCTGGATATAGAATATCGTCATGTATACCTCCTCATCACTGAGAGCATACTTCCATGGAGGCATATTAGTGGTCTCCACACCCTCTTTTACCTTCCAGACATATTGTCCGTAGTATTGGAAATCACCACCGGATTCTGTGAAATTTGCAGGCTCCGGATTGATATATCCTCCCGAACTCAGAATAGAGGCAACACCATCCCCCTGTCCTTCAACACCGTGACACTGGGAACAGTACAGGTTAAAGAGATTCTGCCCTGTCTCAAACTGTTCCTGTGTTCCCTCGATAGGTGGGGTGATATGTGTCTGGTTCGAGAAATTAATTGCTTCGGCATCGGACACATCACCGCTAACGGTCCTGATGGAACCTGTTGCAAAGCTCATCTCATAGAAATTCGTCATCCAGATTTCAGTCTCGTTCATGCTCAGTTTCCAGCTTGGCATTGCTGTACCAGGAACACCTTCGCTTACACGCCAGAAATGATAGGAATCCCCTGGCTCCGGCATATAGCTCAGTATCCTCTCATGAAGATTGGCAGGTTGGGTCACAACATGTCTTGCATATGGGCCCTGTGCATTTCCTGAACATCCATGACATGTCAGACAACGTTGTGTGTAGGTTTTCTTACCTTCTTCAAATACAGCGGCAAATTCCTCACCTGTAGCCTGATCTCCTGTATATGTCTGGTCACTTGAATTATAATTCATCATGGCAGCAGACATATAGCTTGCATAAGGCTGATCTTTGCCCTGATATTCATACGGCACTTCAGGATGGAAACTCATCTCATCAAGATTGTATGTTCCAAGATTCTGGATATACGCAACCAGCTGATCAAGTTCAGTATCTGTGAGGAAGTCGAATGGAGGCATAATAGAACTCGGGCTTGTGGTTCTTGCATCCCTGTCATGCAGGTAATGCCAGCCTGTAGGCCTCATTCCCCCTATCTGGGACAGGTCCGGACCTGTACGCTCCGTACCCAGCAGATGAGGAGAGTCATAGTAGTAATCACCCTGTTCGGATATTCTTCCGATAGCCCAGTCCTGTGGTCTTACAAATTGTGAATGACAATAGAAACAACCCATTTCTGTATAGATTACTCTTCCCTTTTCTTCATCTACGGTATATGGATGTGCCATGTCCGTGGCATTTACGGTATCAAGATTAAGTGCCGGCATAGCAACCACCATCCAGGTCATCAGAAGGAAGAGAGCCAGCCCGCCGAATACTATAACAGGCATGCTCATAGCATGTTGGGACCTTTTTTGTAATGATGAATGTGGCCTGGAGCTTTGTTCAGAGGATATACTGAAGATATTCTCCTCAACATGAGGCTCCTTTGAATGTGTAAATGTCAGCAGGGTGTTATATGCAAACACATATCCTGCTACCACGACCAGCCCGCCGCCCATGGCTCTGGTAACATACCAGAACTGCAGTAGCTTTAGAACAGGAGCTACGGTGATATTCTGGAACCATGCTGAATTGGCTACCAGTCCTGCTATTGTCATGGACAGGAAAAAACCGGTAAATCCTATGAGTGCAAGCCACCAGCTTATGCTCATGAGCCTGTCACTGTATATCTTCGTCCTTGTTATCTTAGGTATCAACCAGTACATCATTCCCACTGCCAGGAAACCAAAACCTCCAAGTATTGCCAGATGGGCATGTCCCACTGTCCACTGTGAGAAATGCAGGAATGAATTGGTGCTTCTCAGACCCTGATAAGCTCCCTGGATGGAAGTGAGAACATAGAAGAAGAAACCTGTGACTATGAATCTGAAAGGAATGTCCTTTGTGAAAGTATCCCATGAACCCCTGAGGGTCATACCCAGATTGACTGCAAAAGTAACCACAGGCACAAGCATCAGAATGCTCATGACAACTGCGATAGTCTTCACCCATTCAGGTATTGCTGTTTGCAGCAGATGATGACCACCTACACCTGTGTAGAAGAAAGCGATGGTAAAGAAACTTATAACCGAAAGAAGGTGACTGTAAAGAGGTCTGTTAATGATACGTGGGACTGCATAGTACCATGTACCTATTCCAAGAGTGGTGAACCAGAGTCCAAGAACATTGTGTCCATAGTACCAGTTGAATATGGAATCAGTAATACCCTGAAGTGCACCGGACGGTGGGTTCCACATGACATTACCAACAAAATAGACAATCGGGAACCAGATGAATGTACCTGTGTAGTACCAGGTAGAAACATAGAGTTTTTTCTCGGTCCTGCGTCCGAAAGTGGACAGGATGTTGTAGAGTATCAACAGCAATGTAATCATTATAAGAACATCGATGGACCATGGAAGTTCTGCATATTCCCTTCCCTGTGTATCACCAAGGAAGAGGATCATCAGTATTCCTGCCAGAAGAGCGAAGTTCCAGAGTACAGCGGATATCTTGGCGAGTCTGGCACTATATATTTTAGTGTTTACAAGTCGTGGAATAGCCCAGAACATACCACCTATCAGAGCCGATGAAACGAATCCAAAAAGCACACCGTTGACATGAGCAGGCCTTATCCTGCCAAATGTAAGGAAAGCCGCATCACTTAAGAAATAGGGCTGGAAGAATTTAATCGCAAGTATAAATCCCAGTGTGGCAAATATCGGGAACCATAATAATGATCCTATAAACCAGTATTTTACCGCATCGTCGCCTTCCAGAAATTTGTCTCCGGCAAGTTCGTCCCTTATATCGTTTGCCTTGTGTTCATTTTGTGATGACGGAACGCCATCATCCTGCAGATTACTTTCAGACTCCAATCTATAACCTCCCCGATAGAAATTCAAAAGAGTTTTTCAAATCATAAACCCCTTGAAATATCCCACATAAATTTGTTAAGGTGATACTATTTATTCCTATCTAAAAAGAATATTGTGCAATCAAATGAAAAACGATGTGATGCGACTATGTGGTTTGAGGTTACACATCAGAACATAAACAGACTTAAATACAAGGCTATCAGCATATTAATATTGAAATGTGGGGTGATAATATAAAAGACAGAAAAATTATAGTTGTATTTTTACTTGTAGCGATAACTCTGGCCTGTGCATCTGTGGCATCAGCAGAATCCAGATTTCTGAGCAGTTTCAATCAACAATATGATACCTCTGGTACGGTACTGGATTCATGTGATGTCTGCCACTCCGGACCGAACGGTGGTTCGCTCGATTCCTATGGAAGGGCATATTCTGGGAGCGGAAGGAACTTTGCATCAATAGAGGATCTTGATTCAGATGGTGATGGGTTCACCAATATTGAAGAGATAGAGGCTCTGACATTCCCGGGAGATTCCAGCGATTATCCTGAGGTCACAGCGGTGACGATATCTGAACCAATTGTAAATGAAACAGATACGACTGCCAATGAAAGTGTAGAGGAACAGGATGAATCAGAGGAAACTGAGATAGAGGATATGGAAGAAGAAACAGAAGATGTAGAGGTAGAAGAGGAAACAGAGGACATGGAAGAGATGAACAATGAAACTTCATCAGATGCACAATCTCCTGGATTTGAGGCTATTTTTGCAATTGCTGGAATACTATCCGTGATATATCTGAATAAGCGAAAGTAATCGGGAAGGTTCTGTGGCATTATATGCCATCAGAACTAACAATTTATTTTTATGCGGCCCTAATTTTGAAGTTCCTCATTCGGAACTCATCCTTCTTTTTCATCAAAACCCATTTTCTTTTTTGCCTTATCCGACATCTCGTCCGGGGTCCACTGAGTATCAAAGACGAACTCGACCTCAACATCCCTTACACCTTCAATGCCCAGAACCTTCTGTCTGACATCATCACCTATTGTCCTGTACATCGGACAGCCGGGACTTGTGAGGGTTAGTTTGATGTGAACACTGTCACCTTCTATCTCTATATCTCTAACAAAACCCAGGTCCACAATGTTTATCGGTATCTCGGGGTCATAGCACTCCCGGAGAACGTCCATTACTTCTTCCTCTGTGACCATAGCTACCACTCCCTGTTCAGTTATTTGTTGGCCAATCCCTGATTAGAATTTTATCCAGCATGCTATAAAGACGTTTGTGAGAGGAAATGGAAAACTGATATCCGTTCCTGCAATTCAGAAAGTTGGCAGATAGCAAATATCACAGATCATTTTCTCATAATATTCTTCGTATATTTTAATAAAAAACTAATTTGACAAAATATTAATACAATGTTTGACACCGTATTATATGGTACATATGAGTGACAATGGCAAGTCAAGCACCATGGGAATTATGCTTGTAATTCTCCTATATATCGCAATGATAGTTGCCATGGGGTTAGCTGCAGGTTATATTAATCTTAAATAAACGCAGCATTTGTACATAGTTACTATAAACATTAGCAACTGGAGTATCATGGTGAGTTGAAACTATACTCCTTTAATCAGAACAAAAATACCTTGTTTTTTCAATTTATAGAGTCTTTTTTGATTATTTTCAGCCTTGGTTCGAGGTTAAACTCACATTTAAATTTACAACTACGATTCTTTATTAGAAAAATCGTTTGAAGAAATAATTAGATATTCTGTTGCTTATGGTTTTATGATTATTCCAGTTAAACTAATAGCATCTACATGAAAAACAATAAATAATTAAAAAGCAACAGTTTACTAGTTAAACACTTTTGGGGGTCTGAACATAAAATATAAACGAATAAGCATTTCATTACTGTTAGTAGTAGTAGCAACATTAGCAGGCATAAGTATCACATCAGCAACACCTGCAGCACTCGGAATGTTCAACGAAACATATAATTTAAGTGGTACTGATCTTGATTCGTGTAGCATATGTCATGGAGATTCAACTTTGACACCTTACGGTGCAGATGTACTGGCAAGTGGCTTGGATTTTGCATCAATAGAAAATAACGATTCAGATGAAGATGGATTCTCAAACATTGAAGAGATCAATGCCCTGACATCTCCAGGTGATCCCAATGACTATCCCGAAACAATGGTGGAAGAAGAAACTGCTAGTGAGGAAACATCCGATGCTAAGTCTCCGGGATTTGAAATTACCTTTGCAATAGCAGGCATAGCAGCACTCACATACCTGAAAAGAAGAAGATGAGACGAAAGATATAACATCGTTCTGAAACGATATTTATTCTAATTTTAAAATTGAACAGGTCCTTATGGACCCGTTTATCTTTTATCAATCAGAAGTAAAAATAACAGACATAGAACCATAGCTTTTTCAGAGCTTTTTTTTAATATCCGTAGATGACAACATATCCCTACTGAATTGTTCTGTAGTCTGAAATAGTGCACACATTCATATCTGATCTGGAATACAGAAACTCTTCCTGCACAGTACATTTAAACCAGAAAAGGATAGATACTACCATAAGAGGAGAATTGCTATGGCAATGAAATGCGCTTTATCCGAGGAACTGCCGGTTGATGAATATCTGATTACTGAAGAACCTTATTACGTACCAGTAGGCAACGAAGTGGAGATTTTTATAGCTGCTTACAGGAACAAACTTCCGGTAAACCTCAAAGGACCGACAGGTTGTGGAAAAACACGGTTCATGGAATACATGGCATGGAAATTACAGCGCCCTCTGATTACAATTGCCTGCCACGAGGACCTCACAGCAACCGACCTTGTGGGAAGATTTCTTATCAAAGGCGAGAACGTGGAATGGAGTGACGGACCTCTCACAAAAGCCGTTAAAAGCGGTGCTATCTGCTACCTCGATGAAGTTGTCGAAGCCAGAAAAGATACCATAGTAGTCATTCACCCGCTAACCGATGACAGGCGCATAATCCCTATTGATAAACTTGGAGTTATTGTAAAAGCACCTGATGAGTTCATGCTCTCGGTTTCATACAACCCCGGCTACCAGAGCATTGTCAAGGACATGAAACAGAGCACCAGACAGAGATTCGTTGCCATTGAATTCGATTATCCTCCTGCAGAACTGGAAAAGCAGATTGTAGCTCATGAGACACATGTAGACGAGCAAACAGCAGCCAGGCTCGTTGAAATCGGTCAGAGCATCAGGAACTTCAAACACCACGGTCTTGAAGAAGGTGTAAGCACACGTCTGCTCATCTACGCAGGCAAGCTCATCAAGGAAGGCATCGAAGCAAAAGAAGCCTGCAAAATAGCAATGTCGCAGCCTATTACTGATAATCAGGATCTGCAAAGAAGTATTGATGAGATCATTGCAGCGATTATGGGATAAATATAGGGATTGACGAATAGCGGGAATAAATGAGTACTGGAGTGAATCTGCACGCCAACCCACAACTCTGAAAAAAGAGAATCTATGAGTACTGAAAAAATTACAGGACTTATATTATCCAATTTCCCATCACTGGAAAGTCCACTGGTTTCTAAGCTTGCAACAGGATTTGACAATCTTGATGAGAATGCACTGGAAATTATACTCCACGCAGGAAAAGGTGCACAAAAAAGAGGAAAAAGAATCCTCATTGCTTATCTTGGGGCAGCACCCGGAGTATACAAAGCTCTTGGAAAAGATGAGTTCAACAACTGGCTTGAGCTTGCAAGAAAAGTATCGCTGCTTAGCATTTCATGTTGTGAAGGATTCTTCGACTCATCACCTGACATAATTAATAAAGGTGGATTTGAACTTCTCGAAAAATGGACCCTGAGAGGAATTGAACTATCAGAACAGAACAAATGGATAGCTATAGCCTATTTCAAATACACAGGAAAAGTTGTTGTCACAACAGAACCTGAAAGATTCCTGAAACTGGTCTCTCATGGAAGTGAGCTTGGAAAAATCAACACAAAAGTTGCAGAAGCCTATTTTGAACATCTGCTACAGCTAAGTTCTGTAATTGATGAAACTGACTTTGCAACCTACTGTGAGATCGTAGAAAAAATCAGTAGCATACACTGGCTTACAGGCATTGAACTTATCGATATCACTGAAAAGATATTAGCCGAAATTCCACCTCAGAAAAGGAAAAAGCTCCTTGTTTCTATGAAAGAAACATTGGAATGCGGAGAACTTGTCACAATGGCATTATTCAGAAATGCAGGAATAATTGTGGAAAAAACAGATGATGAAAAGCTGACAAAACTAATTGATTCCACCTGTAATCTTGCAAATGAAGATAAAAAAAGTGCAAGTTATTTCCTAAAAACATACTCCCAGCACATTGATACGCTGGAACTTTCCGAAGCATTGGAATGGATAGACAAAGGAAGCAGGGAATTAATAAAAAATAAAGATGCTCTAAGGCAGTTTATAACAGCGGCCTTTGCACTTGGAAAATACGAAAATACCACTCATAAGATAAGAGCAGCAATCGTAGATGCAGGAATCAAACTTGCAGACATCCAAGCCGAATGTCTTGAAAGCTATTTTGAGAATGCTTCAGCCGCCCACAACATTCTTGGCAAAGATATGTTCTCCATCTGGACAGAGATTGGAGAAGGCATCGCATTACAAGACCCGGATAGTGCCAGAGAATACTACGAAAGATCGGTTGCATCTTTATCAAAAATACCACTTCAACTGCATGAAGAAATATTAGGCATAGCTGATAAGCTTCTTCAAAAAGAAGGAGCTCTTGCCAGTACATTCTTTGCCAATTTAGGGAACTTTTCAGAGAAGAACAAACCTGAGAATGCTGATAAATGGGCGAACATAGGAAACAGAGTTTACGGAAAAGACAGGAAACTTGCACTGGATTTCTTTGCTAACTCACCCGGCCTTCTTGAAAAACTGGACATGGAAGAGCTGGAAGAGTGGACACTTAAAGGACTGGAAGCGGCAGAAGGGAAACAGCCTGCCGGAAAAGCCTATTTTTCACTTGAATCAAAAAGCTCCAGGGAACTTGTGGAAGAACTCACCGGTGCTGTAGCTCTAAAAAAAGTTGCTAACATTCTGAGATACTATGCCCTCGGTCTTTCAGGCAGCAATTTCATCATACGTTCCATGGCAGCCTTGCCTTTGCAGATAGAAGTTAAGGGCATGAACCCCATAATTGCAGGCAATACGATCTACCTCGCACCAAAGATGGGAGTTTATGAGAACATAGAGGACAATTTCAAGATCTACAAGCTCAGTGTGATGCATGAAGTTGGACATGCACGCTACAGTTCGCTGGATGTTGAACCGGAAAAGTTGAATGAACTGGAACAAAATATCATAGAAAGATATCCTCCTGCAAATTCCGATTATAAACAAGATGATGAAAATATTGATCTTGTGGACTTGCTCTCACTTTTTCCAAACCAGATACTTGCCGCAACCATCTTTGGAATACTGGAAGATGCGCGTGTCGAGTATATGATAATGGAGCACTACAGGGGAGTTCGTGCTGACCTTGAAGAAGTACGGTACAAGATGCTTTTAGTAAGAGAGATCCCTGAAGACGAACTTGAGAAGTTCATGGAAGGATTGCTGTGGATATCCACAGGACATGAGCCAGGTTCTGAACTCAGACTAAATGAAATTCTAACTGGAATTCTGAATGGTCTGCAAGATAAATTCAAAAACATGTTGTTCACTACGGAATCCAGCACTATTTCAACCTTCAAGCTGGCTTCTGAAATATACTGTTCTCTGGATGACAAACTTGGACCACTTGATGAGATCAACTACAGAATGATCAAAAATATCGCATATCGTGGGATGGATGTCGGTGCAACAGGGCAAACTGACCCAATGATGACAAAACCATACGAAAATGTCATCAAGAACTTCATCCCGGAAACTGAAGCTGACCTTACTGCCGATGAAGAAAGACCAAAGGAGCAGGCTACCGATAAACCCACACAACCTCTGGAAAATAACTGGCGCGTGCTTGGCAGTTACAAATATGATGAATGGGACAGTAACATCAACGATTATCGTTCGGAGTGGAGCACCGTCAATGAAATGGAACCCAGTGGAGGGAGCACTGCCCATTACAAAAAAGCAATGGAACGCTATGGTAATGAGATCTCACTTCTCAGGCACACTTTCAGCCTTATGAAACCGGAAGCATTCCATCGGAGGAAAGGACAGAATGACGGTACTGAAATTGATATTGATGCTTACACAGAATCCCTGATAACAAAAAAATGCGGAGCAAATCCTGATGAAGGAATGTACATCAGTTGGGACAAACAGGAGAGAGATGTTGCAACCCTGTTCCTAATGGATGTGAGCGCCTCCACACGCAAGATACTTGGAATGGATGGCAGAAGCATACTGGATGTGGAGAAGGATGCATTGATAATAATGAGCCAGGCACTTGAGAGCATTGGTGACAAGTATGCCATCTATGCATTCTCAGGAAAAAGCAAAGATAACGTTGAATACTTCAAGATCAAAGAATTCGATGAGAGATTCTCAGATGATGTTGCAAGGAGAATGAGCATACTGGCATCCGAATCCAACACACGTCTCGGACCAGCTATTCGCCATTCAATTAAGAAACTGGAAAAAGCCGGTTCAAGGACTAAAATGCTGGTTTTATTGTCTGACGGTGAGCCCTATGACAGAGCCAGAGGTGAGGATTCATACCAGGGCGACATTGCACAGGAAGACACCCGAATGGCAATCTCTGAAGGAAAAAATCGTGGAATGCACTTCTTCTGCATAACTGTGGATAAAAATCCGGGAGAATACCTCAACAACATATTTTCTGATGTTGGTTACACAATCATTGATGATGTATTGATGTTACCGGAAATGCTGCCGCTTTTGTATAAGAGACTGACAACATGAAATTAGTCAAATTATCCAAAAAAAGAAAATTGAACGGAGATTTAACTCCGTTTTTTGTACACAATAAATGCACCTACTAACAGGACGGAAATACCTCCCAGTATTGCCAGAATACCTGTAGAACTGCTAGATGATTCAGGAGCTTCTTTATTAGCATTATTTTCTACAGTTGTATCCTCAACTGACATAAGACTATCCTCTTCAACAATCTCAGTAGCTTCTGCTTCTGAACCTATTGCAAAAGGAGAGAATCCGGGGGTTTCACTCTCTAAGTAAACAAATTCATCGTCTTCCCCTGTTATAGAAGTTGGAAGTGCATTCCATGAACCATCTGAATATCTGTAGAGATATACTGTGCTTGCTTCGATGTTATTCTCTTCAAGCCATGACTTTTCAACCTTGAAAGTGATCAGCAGGTTCTCAACATTCTCAGGAGTTACGAAGCCGGATTTACCAACCCAGATGTTCATCTGCTGGTAGATAGTACCCGGTGCATCAACATCTGCAAATGAGGATCTATCCTTCAGTACTTCAACAATAGTAGAGATTGTGCCGGAGTTCTTCAGGGAATCGAACTGGACGGATGTGATACTGTTTCCTTCTTCAGTAAACACATAATTTACGTGAGAGTCCTTGTTGATGAAAATACTTATTACGTCTTTTACAAGAATATTTTCATATGCCTCACCAGTGGTTCCACCGCCACCACCGCCACCACCTGAGGAAGGGTTAGTTGTGTAGGTGGTGGAACCGGAAGCTATTGTGAATGAAGTACTGAATAAAGAAGGATTTCCTGCATTGTCTGTTACATATACAGACGTTGAGTGAGAACCAGCACTAAGTCCGGAAGCTGTATATGAAACACCAGATGTTGTCACCGTTGCACTATCAGTTAAATCCACACCATCAACTGAAAAGATAATTGAATTGAAGTTTATTCCTGTGCAATCATCTCCGTATGTGAAATGGATGTCTACTGAGGTCGTGCCTTCAACAAAAGGAGTACCTTCAGAAGGAGTTACACTTCCAAGAACTGGTGCTACGGAATCGATTCCTAATGCTGCATAGATAGAGAAGTGATCAACCGTTGCAACCCAGTAATCAGTATCATCTATAGTATCAACTATAGTATCATAGATTTCCCAAATACCTGTGCTTTCATTGAAGTAGCAAATAGAAACATCATCTGCAGTCATACCTTCGGGAATAATAGAGATATTCACAGGAATAGATATAGTTGCATTGAATAAGTTGTCGCTCATATCTGATCCAAGATGGACATCCAATATACAAAGACCAATGTAACCACTTGAGAGTTCAAGGAAAGGACTTGTACTCTCACTTACAATGATTGTATCATTGAAAGTACCATTTGCTGTGAAATTGATTTTTAAGCCACTTCCTGATTCAAAGGA
It encodes:
- a CDS encoding cbb3-type cytochrome oxidase assembly protein encodes the protein MDEYNLSMLVVAFSLFLIFLGFLIWGIKTGQFNDIEEAKYRMLEIDRPGRTGTDEPDEVRGEII
- a CDS encoding cbb3-type cytochrome c oxidase subunit I — encoded protein: MESESNLQDDGVPSSQNEHKANDIRDELAGDKFLEGDDAVKYWFIGSLLWFPIFATLGFILAIKFFQPYFLSDAAFLTFGRIRPAHVNGVLFGFVSSALIGGMFWAIPRLVNTKIYSARLAKISAVLWNFALLAGILMILFLGDTQGREYAELPWSIDVLIMITLLLILYNILSTFGRRTEKKLYVSTWYYTGTFIWFPIVYFVGNVMWNPPSGALQGITDSIFNWYYGHNVLGLWFTTLGIGTWYYAVPRIINRPLYSHLLSVISFFTIAFFYTGVGGHHLLQTAIPEWVKTIAVVMSILMLVPVVTFAVNLGMTLRGSWDTFTKDIPFRFIVTGFFFYVLTSIQGAYQGLRSTNSFLHFSQWTVGHAHLAILGGFGFLAVGMMYWLIPKITRTKIYSDRLMSISWWLALIGFTGFFLSMTIAGLVANSAWFQNITVAPVLKLLQFWYVTRAMGGGLVVVAGYVFAYNTLLTFTHSKEPHVEENIFSISSEQSSRPHSSLQKRSQHAMSMPVIVFGGLALFLLMTWMVVAMPALNLDTVNATDMAHPYTVDEEKGRVIYTEMGCFYCHSQFVRPQDWAIGRISEQGDYYYDSPHLLGTERTGPDLSQIGGMRPTGWHYLHDRDARTTSPSSIMPPFDFLTDTELDQLVAYIQNLGTYNLDEMSFHPEVPYEYQGKDQPYASYMSAAMMNYNSSDQTYTGDQATGEEFAAVFEEGKKTYTQRCLTCHGCSGNAQGPYARHVVTQPANLHERILSYMPEPGDSYHFWRVSEGVPGTAMPSWKLSMNETEIWMTNFYEMSFATGSIRTVSGDVSDAEAINFSNQTHITPPIEGTQEQFETGQNLFNLYCSQCHGVEGQGDGVASILSSGGYINPEPANFTESGGDFQYYGQYVWKVKEGVETTNMPPWKYALSDEEVYMTIFYIQNFATTDDYNAKWGPLYESDYARNMRS
- a CDS encoding PGF-CTERM sorting domain-containing protein, with the protein product MWGDNIKDRKIIVVFLLVAITLACASVASAESRFLSSFNQQYDTSGTVLDSCDVCHSGPNGGSLDSYGRAYSGSGRNFASIEDLDSDGDGFTNIEEIEALTFPGDSSDYPEVTAVTISEPIVNETDTTANESVEEQDESEETEIEDMEEETEDVEVEEETEDMEEMNNETSSDAQSPGFEAIFAIAGILSVIYLNKRK
- a CDS encoding metal-sulfur cluster assembly factor, whose amino-acid sequence is MVTEEEVMDVLRECYDPEIPINIVDLGFVRDIEIEGDSVHIKLTLTSPGCPMYRTIGDDVRQKVLGIEGVRDVEVEFVFDTQWTPDEMSDKAKKKMGFDEKEG
- a CDS encoding PGF-CTERM sorting domain-containing protein; the encoded protein is MFNETYNLSGTDLDSCSICHGDSTLTPYGADVLASGLDFASIENNDSDEDGFSNIEEINALTSPGDPNDYPETMVEEETASEETSDAKSPGFEITFAIAGIAALTYLKRRR
- a CDS encoding CbbQ/NirQ/NorQ/GpvN family protein, which translates into the protein MAMKCALSEELPVDEYLITEEPYYVPVGNEVEIFIAAYRNKLPVNLKGPTGCGKTRFMEYMAWKLQRPLITIACHEDLTATDLVGRFLIKGENVEWSDGPLTKAVKSGAICYLDEVVEARKDTIVVIHPLTDDRRIIPIDKLGVIVKAPDEFMLSVSYNPGYQSIVKDMKQSTRQRFVAIEFDYPPAELEKQIVAHETHVDEQTAARLVEIGQSIRNFKHHGLEEGVSTRLLIYAGKLIKEGIEAKEACKIAMSQPITDNQDLQRSIDEIIAAIMG
- a CDS encoding nitric oxide reductase activation protein NorD, whose product is MSTEKITGLILSNFPSLESPLVSKLATGFDNLDENALEIILHAGKGAQKRGKRILIAYLGAAPGVYKALGKDEFNNWLELARKVSLLSISCCEGFFDSSPDIINKGGFELLEKWTLRGIELSEQNKWIAIAYFKYTGKVVVTTEPERFLKLVSHGSELGKINTKVAEAYFEHLLQLSSVIDETDFATYCEIVEKISSIHWLTGIELIDITEKILAEIPPQKRKKLLVSMKETLECGELVTMALFRNAGIIVEKTDDEKLTKLIDSTCNLANEDKKSASYFLKTYSQHIDTLELSEALEWIDKGSRELIKNKDALRQFITAAFALGKYENTTHKIRAAIVDAGIKLADIQAECLESYFENASAAHNILGKDMFSIWTEIGEGIALQDPDSAREYYERSVASLSKIPLQLHEEILGIADKLLQKEGALASTFFANLGNFSEKNKPENADKWANIGNRVYGKDRKLALDFFANSPGLLEKLDMEELEEWTLKGLEAAEGKQPAGKAYFSLESKSSRELVEELTGAVALKKVANILRYYALGLSGSNFIIRSMAALPLQIEVKGMNPIIAGNTIYLAPKMGVYENIEDNFKIYKLSVMHEVGHARYSSLDVEPEKLNELEQNIIERYPPANSDYKQDDENIDLVDLLSLFPNQILAATIFGILEDARVEYMIMEHYRGVRADLEEVRYKMLLVREIPEDELEKFMEGLLWISTGHEPGSELRLNEILTGILNGLQDKFKNMLFTTESSTISTFKLASEIYCSLDDKLGPLDEINYRMIKNIAYRGMDVGATGQTDPMMTKPYENVIKNFIPETEADLTADEERPKEQATDKPTQPLENNWRVLGSYKYDEWDSNINDYRSEWSTVNEMEPSGGSTAHYKKAMERYGNEISLLRHTFSLMKPEAFHRRKGQNDGTEIDIDAYTESLITKKCGANPDEGMYISWDKQERDVATLFLMDVSASTRKILGMDGRSILDVEKDALIIMSQALESIGDKYAIYAFSGKSKDNVEYFKIKEFDERFSDDVARRMSILASESNTRLGPAIRHSIKKLEKAGSRTKMLVLLSDGEPYDRARGEDSYQGDIAQEDTRMAISEGKNRGMHFFCITVDKNPGEYLNNIFSDVGYTIIDDVLMLPEMLPLLYKRLTT